Within the Nitrososphaera sp. genome, the region TCCTGTTTGTCAGGGAAGTTGCCGTCAAGAGGTCGGCAAAGGTTGCCATCACAGCCAACATTCTTCGGCTGTTAAGGCAGAACAGGCAGTTTGTTCTATTGCTTGTCGTGACCGCAATATTTTCCGCCGGCGCGTTCAACTTTTCCTTTGTGATTCTGAGATCGACTGACTACGGGGTGGACAAGAATGCGGGTCCGCTCATTTATGCCGTCATTAATATCGCACACACTGCAATAGGCTACCCCTCAGGCACGCTTTCGGACAGGATTGGCAAGCCAAGGATGCTGATGATAGGCTACGGGGTATTTGTTGTGTCGGCATTAATGATGGCCATTCCGGTTGCTGGCGGGCCGGGAGTACCTTATGCTTACCTGCTGGCAGCCGTTTACGGAGTATATGCAGGCATAACCGAAACTCTGCAGAGGGCGATCATACCCAGATTTGTCAAGTCGGAGGAAAGGGGCACGGCCTATGGCCTTTACAACCTGGTGACAGGCATCGGCCTTCTTGCAGGGGGAGTGGTGTTTGGCTTTCTCTGGGATTCAAATGGTATACTGGCCGCCAGCATCTATAGCATGTTACTTGCCGCGATATCAGCCGCATTGCTTGCTATCCTGTTCGCAAAGAAATGAAGAGGAACTACATGGGAGCTCCTCAACAGTCTTTCTGGGGATTCGTGTGAATGGAGGCGAATGTCGTTCCTGAGACAGCTTTATTGCGACTTCAGTGACTTTATTTTTTGATCTTCAAGGTCTTGGCTACTGGCATTAGCACCTTCTCTATACGCGGCGCTAACCCGACAAAAACAAACGCTACGCCTACGCCAAGGAGAATTCCTCCAATAACATCGCTAGGATAATGACCGCCAACATACACTCTAGAGATACACACCAGAGCCGCTTCGATTGTTAGGCCAATTGTTACAGCTAGCTTTCGGCTAGTGTCTCTAAACAACGCCCAAGCGACCGCCGCGCCCGCAGAAACTATAGTTGCGTGGCCAGAAGGAAATGAGCCGTCAGTATCTGATGTAATAATAACGTCTTGGGCTGGTACTACAGGACGTTCTCTTCCGATAGCGTCCTTGGCTACCGTGCCGACTACTATGAGAACGGCCATGGAAATCGCCATGATGACTGCGGCCTTTTTGCCTGACCAGCCGCCGAAAACAAAGAGCAGGATTATAGCAGCAATCCAAAAGACCTCTCTTCCGTATTTGGTGAGCGCTACCATGAATGCGTTCAGAGTATGGCTATGAGAGTTGTTCACCGCAAGAAAGGCGCTAGAATCCCCGGACAGCAAAGGAGATTCTTTAATTGAAACAATACCAGCTAGAATAACAAAGGCAGCAATAAGCGCAATTGCAGCCGCATGGTACCTATTCAAGACAAGCTAGCTATATCCACTTTAACTATAAGCGTATCTGCCTTTGACCCCAAACACTTACGCGAGCTTTACAGTTCA harbors:
- a CDS encoding MFS transporter codes for the protein MGESPGGPEKREEESVRSGMRNVKAMGIVSFFTDFSTEMVLGLLPIFVISSLGGSRALLGAIEGSADLVSYAFRMVSGSASDKIGRRKIFVVLGYSLSAFTKPLFAFVQTPLGALAVRVSDRMGKGIRTAPRDALIADSVPESVSGKAFGIHRTMDQFGAVVGPLVAFALVSLIGIRGVFLFSLVPGLIGVLVLVLFVREVAVKRSAKVAITANILRLLRQNRQFVLLLVVTAIFSAGAFNFSFVILRSTDYGVDKNAGPLIYAVINIAHTAIGYPSGTLSDRIGKPRMLMIGYGVFVVSALMMAIPVAGGPGVPYAYLLAAVYGVYAGITETLQRAIIPRFVKSEERGTAYGLYNLVTGIGLLAGGVVFGFLWDSNGILAASIYSMLLAAISAALLAILFAKK
- a CDS encoding phosphatase PAP2 family protein — translated: MNRYHAAAIALIAAFVILAGIVSIKESPLLSGDSSAFLAVNNSHSHTLNAFMVALTKYGREVFWIAAIILLFVFGGWSGKKAAVIMAISMAVLIVVGTVAKDAIGRERPVVPAQDVIITSDTDGSFPSGHATIVSAGAAVAWALFRDTSRKLAVTIGLTIEAALVCISRVYVGGHYPSDVIGGILLGVGVAFVFVGLAPRIEKVLMPVAKTLKIKK